In Sporosarcina sp. PTS2304, a genomic segment contains:
- a CDS encoding DUF948 domain-containing protein: protein MDLVGIGVILIGIAFIILAIYFAKVLQQVGNILQDVDKTVGELPRQLDGILDETGTLLKNSNDSLVDLNTKIENLTPLFQVVGDLGQSTHMLTSSLVDVTSSVQQKGMHTDVSDQNKKLGSLYGSAMLGYYIFKKRKESGNTPAPQMKKLPAPDAK, encoded by the coding sequence ATGGATCTCGTAGGAATTGGCGTCATTTTAATTGGCATCGCCTTTATTATTTTAGCGATTTATTTCGCCAAAGTACTACAGCAAGTTGGCAATATTTTGCAAGACGTAGATAAAACAGTAGGGGAACTGCCTCGCCAGCTGGACGGTATTTTGGATGAAACAGGAACATTATTGAAAAATAGCAATGATTCATTAGTGGATTTGAATACAAAAATTGAAAATTTAACACCTTTATTTCAAGTGGTCGGTGATCTCGGTCAATCTACACATATGCTAACGTCTTCACTAGTTGACGTCACATCGTCTGTTCAGCAAAAAGGAATGCATACCGATGTGTCTGATCAAAATAAAAAACTAGGTAGCCTTTACGGCTCGGCGATGTTAGGATATTACATTTTCAAGAAGCGTAAAGAATCTGGAAACACTCCTGCGCCACAAATGAAGAAATTACCTGCGCCTGATGCGAAGTAA
- a CDS encoding GDYXXLXY domain-containing protein — protein MSTKQTKHRKISVAILFIIPLLVLASLTIPHFTTIKTGADVYLQTEPIMKEDRNENYIVLRYKVEKVPKELMSDSLVTLLKAPAELGQTKVFGILEKKNGVDQLVSLSEKQPTEGVYLAGWLPQTTEREYRESDHYIVNFGLDRFYVPKKGHRVVADSWQDVTTTAHFKVRDGNGILRDVQMK, from the coding sequence GTGAGCACCAAACAAACGAAGCATAGAAAAATTAGTGTGGCGATTCTATTCATTATTCCCCTACTCGTGCTTGCCAGTCTGACCATTCCTCACTTCACAACAATTAAAACCGGAGCAGACGTCTACTTACAAACGGAACCCATCATGAAAGAAGATCGGAATGAAAACTATATCGTTCTACGCTATAAAGTAGAAAAAGTTCCAAAAGAACTCATGTCAGACAGCTTAGTCACATTATTAAAAGCGCCTGCTGAATTAGGGCAGACCAAAGTCTTTGGCATCTTGGAAAAAAAGAATGGAGTCGATCAGCTAGTTTCTCTAAGCGAAAAACAACCTACTGAAGGTGTCTATTTAGCCGGCTGGCTCCCACAGACGACTGAACGCGAATACAGAGAAAGTGATCACTACATTGTGAACTTCGGTCTGGATCGCTTTTATGTTCCTAAAAAGGGGCATCGGGTAGTAGCGGATAGTTGGCAAGATGTCACCACTACTGCACATTTTAAAGTGCGGGACGGCAACGGTATTTTGCGAGATGTTCAAATGAAATAA
- the ilvA gene encoding threonine ammonia-lyase IlvA, which produces METQSIQVEDILIANQLLKDVVAHTPLQKNDRLSEKYDCHVYIKREDLQHVRSFKLRGAYYKMKRIETEARKQGIVCASAGNHAQGVAFACAKLDIDGKIFMPQTTPKQKVNMVKMFGRDRIEIILVGDTFDDCFEKAIELIEKEKRIFIHPFNDKDIIAGQGTVAVEIMNDIEEPIDYVFASIGGGGLMSGLSTYIKNLSPHTKMIGAEPAGAASMKASIDAQKVVPLQTIDKFVDGAAVKCVGELNYEICNDYVENIVSVPEGKVCTAILDLYNEHAIIAEPAGALPIAALDFYKNEIKGKCVVCVISGGNNDIGRMQEIKEKSMIYEGLLYYFLVDFPQRAGALRQFLDTVLGPDDDITMFEYTKKNNKESGPGLVGVEIKRKEDYSGLIARMEQNGFPYKEVNKDSSLFGLLI; this is translated from the coding sequence ATGGAAACTCAAAGTATTCAAGTAGAAGATATCTTAATTGCTAATCAGCTACTAAAAGACGTAGTAGCACACACGCCGTTACAAAAAAATGATCGTCTCTCAGAAAAGTATGACTGCCATGTATATATTAAGCGCGAAGATTTACAGCACGTGCGTTCATTTAAACTGCGTGGGGCTTATTACAAGATGAAACGCATTGAAACTGAAGCGCGTAAACAAGGAATTGTTTGTGCAAGTGCTGGAAATCATGCACAAGGAGTAGCATTTGCTTGTGCCAAACTTGATATTGACGGCAAGATTTTCATGCCACAGACGACACCTAAACAAAAAGTAAACATGGTAAAAATGTTTGGGCGCGATCGTATTGAAATCATTTTAGTCGGTGATACATTTGACGATTGTTTCGAAAAAGCGATTGAACTAATCGAAAAAGAAAAGCGCATCTTTATTCATCCGTTTAATGATAAAGATATTATTGCTGGGCAAGGGACAGTAGCAGTCGAGATTATGAACGATATCGAAGAGCCGATTGATTATGTCTTCGCTAGTATTGGCGGCGGCGGTTTAATGTCTGGACTAAGTACGTACATTAAAAATCTGTCTCCCCATACGAAAATGATCGGTGCGGAGCCTGCGGGAGCGGCAAGCATGAAAGCTTCCATTGATGCACAAAAAGTTGTGCCATTACAGACGATTGATAAATTCGTAGATGGTGCAGCGGTGAAATGCGTTGGAGAATTGAATTATGAAATCTGTAATGATTATGTAGAAAATATTGTAAGCGTACCTGAAGGAAAAGTATGTACTGCTATTTTGGATTTATACAATGAACACGCAATTATAGCGGAGCCTGCGGGTGCATTACCAATCGCGGCGCTTGATTTCTATAAAAATGAAATTAAAGGAAAGTGCGTAGTTTGCGTCATCAGTGGTGGGAATAATGACATTGGACGTATGCAAGAAATCAAAGAAAAGTCGATGATTTACGAAGGTTTACTATATTATTTCTTAGTAGACTTTCCGCAACGGGCAGGCGCACTCCGTCAGTTTCTAGATACCGTTCTCGGTCCAGACGATGATATTACGATGTTCGAATACACGAAGAAAAACAATAAAGAAAGTGGTCCCGGCCTCGTTGGTGTAGAAATCAAAAGAAAAGAAGACTACAGTGGCCTCATTGCACGCATGGAACAAAACGGCTTCCCATACAAAGAAGTGAACAAAGACAGTTCCTTATTTGGACTGTTAATTTAA
- a CDS encoding DUF948 domain-containing protein has translation MAYVGLLFIAISLLIIAIYLSLLLTKSSHLLLTVTHTVKDVEAELDQSLEQLYVTLHETEQLATDVQVKLTATTPMFETIENVGRSSRYLSEEVNKRTKQFEEDGTLPGTEPFIQAIQYGEFGSKVYESWKRGKEGVKNTY, from the coding sequence ATGGCATATGTTGGCTTATTATTTATCGCAATTTCACTTTTGATCATAGCCATCTACCTTTCGCTGTTATTGACTAAGTCGTCTCATTTATTATTGACAGTCACGCACACGGTAAAAGATGTAGAAGCTGAGCTCGATCAAAGTCTGGAGCAATTATATGTAACGTTACATGAGACTGAGCAACTCGCAACAGATGTACAAGTGAAATTAACGGCGACCACACCGATGTTCGAAACTATTGAAAATGTCGGACGTTCAAGCCGATACTTGAGTGAAGAAGTGAATAAGCGCACAAAGCAGTTTGAAGAGGATGGAACACTTCCTGGAACCGAACCTTTTATCCAAGCGATTCAATATGGGGAGTTTGGCTCCAAAGTATACGAGTCATGGAAGCGAGGAAAAGAAGGCGTGAAAAATACGTATTAA
- a CDS encoding protein YhfH, with protein MKMTTEQRQKVEKVCTECGNKFTEKRESMMYECERCVGRHQE; from the coding sequence ATGAAAATGACAACAGAGCAAAGACAAAAGGTTGAAAAGGTTTGTACAGAGTGTGGAAACAAGTTCACGGAAAAACGCGAGTCTATGATGTATGAGTGCGAACGATGTGTCGGTCGTCACCAAGAATAA